One window from the genome of Pseudomonas sp. L5B5 encodes:
- a CDS encoding efflux RND transporter periplasmic adaptor subunit yields MNSAQRVLYRARGVSRGVALYGVVLALAACGETQAPPAAQAPEVEVSTLALRSIREWDQFNGRISAVDSVDLRPRVSGYVDRVTFRDGEQVRQGQVLFEIDPRPYREALASAEARLQQAQASLRLAKAQDQRGQALVRQAAISREEGDIRSASLGQGQAQVNAAIADVAMARLNLGFTQVRAPFAGRAGRAQITAGNLAQADQTVLTTVVSQDPIHVYFDADEHSFLRYSEQAAAGARPGLAHQVRVGLASQRDSFPFSGQVDFLDNRVDATTGTIRARAVLANPEGKLTPGLYARVRLEGAGEVQALLVDDRAVLTDQNRKYVYVLGPEDKAVRKDVVLGRLLDGLRVIESGLAAGDRVVVSGAQKIFYPGMPIRPKEVAPPVAKSSLSPEAPALSAH; encoded by the coding sequence GTGAATTCAGCCCAGCGAGTTCTCTACCGGGCCCGTGGTGTATCGCGAGGTGTGGCGTTGTACGGCGTGGTCCTGGCCCTGGCGGCCTGCGGTGAAACCCAGGCGCCCCCGGCGGCGCAGGCTCCGGAGGTGGAGGTCAGTACCCTGGCCTTGCGCAGTATCCGCGAGTGGGATCAGTTCAATGGTCGGATCAGTGCAGTGGACAGCGTCGACCTGCGCCCCCGGGTCAGCGGTTATGTCGACCGCGTGACATTTCGCGACGGCGAGCAGGTGCGCCAGGGCCAGGTGCTGTTCGAGATCGATCCGCGTCCCTACCGCGAGGCCCTGGCCAGCGCCGAGGCGCGCCTGCAGCAGGCCCAGGCTTCGCTGCGCCTGGCCAAGGCCCAGGACCAGCGCGGCCAGGCGCTGGTTCGCCAGGCGGCGATTTCCCGCGAGGAGGGCGATATCCGCAGCGCCTCCCTGGGCCAGGGCCAGGCACAGGTCAATGCGGCCATCGCCGATGTCGCCATGGCTCGGCTCAACCTGGGGTTCACCCAGGTGCGAGCGCCGTTCGCCGGGCGCGCCGGGCGGGCGCAGATCACCGCCGGCAACCTGGCCCAGGCCGACCAGACGGTGCTGACCACCGTGGTCTCCCAGGATCCGATCCATGTCTATTTCGATGCCGACGAGCACAGTTTCCTGCGCTACAGCGAGCAGGCCGCGGCGGGGGCCCGTCCCGGGTTGGCCCATCAGGTTCGGGTTGGCTTGGCCAGCCAGCGCGACAGCTTTCCCTTCAGTGGCCAGGTGGACTTCCTGGACAACCGGGTGGACGCCACCACGGGCACCATCCGCGCTCGCGCAGTGCTGGCCAATCCCGAGGGCAAGCTGACCCCCGGGTTGTATGCACGGGTGCGCCTGGAAGGCGCGGGGGAAGTCCAGGCCCTGTTGGTGGACGATCGCGCGGTGCTCACCGACCAGAACCGCAAGTACGTGTATGTGCTGGGCCCGGAGGACAAGGCGGTGCGCAAGGACGTGGTCCTCGGGCGCCTGCTCGATGGCCTGCGGGTGATCGAGTCGGGGCTGGCAGCGGGGGACCGGGTGGTGGTCAGCGGCGCGCAGAAGATCTTCTACCCCGGCATGCCCATCCGGCCCAAGGAGGTGGCGCCGCCTGTCGCCAAGTCGTCGCTGAGCCCCGAGGCCCCGGCGTTGTCGGCCCACTGA
- the soxR gene encoding redox-sensitive transcriptional activator SoxR — MYSPGDPHLTITEIARRSGVNASALRFYESRGLISSARSGSGHRRYPRSVLRRVAYIVFAQRVGFSLEEISEQLDDLPNNHAPMGEDWQRLSATWKARVQQRIAELERLNMSLDECIGCGCMSMDHCKMNNPGDIYARNGCGARRWIGDEKIDVEQLRGEA; from the coding sequence ATGTATTCCCCAGGCGACCCCCACTTGACCATCACCGAAATCGCCCGGCGCAGCGGAGTCAACGCTTCGGCGCTGCGTTTCTACGAGTCCCGCGGGCTAATCAGTTCGGCTCGCTCCGGCAGCGGCCACCGGCGTTATCCACGCTCGGTGCTGCGGCGCGTGGCCTACATCGTGTTCGCCCAGCGGGTAGGGTTTTCCCTGGAGGAGATCAGCGAACAACTCGATGACCTGCCCAACAACCACGCCCCCATGGGCGAGGACTGGCAACGCCTGTCCGCCACCTGGAAGGCCCGGGTGCAACAGCGCATCGCCGAGCTGGAGCGGCTGAACATGAGCCTGGATGAGTGCATCGGCTGCGGTTGCATGTCCATGGATCATTGCAAGATGAACAACCCGGGGGACATCTACGCCCGCAACGGCTGCGGCGCGCGGCGCTGGATCGGCGACGAGAAGATCGATGTGGAACAATTGCGAGGGGAGGCGTGA
- a CDS encoding GNAT family N-acetyltransferase gives MHYQVRPAVVADAQRISQVILAALLASNARDYPASVIERVRQSFTAAGVEQLMQRRRMFVALADGVLVGTASLDANAVRTMFVEPSWHSRGVGRQLMAVLQQAARDAGESVLVVPASITAEGFYTRLGFRTVREQLDGEERTLIMEQAL, from the coding sequence ATGCACTATCAGGTTCGTCCGGCCGTGGTGGCCGATGCGCAGCGGATCAGCCAGGTGATCCTGGCGGCGCTGCTTGCCAGCAATGCCCGGGATTACCCGGCAAGCGTGATCGAGCGGGTCAGGCAGAGCTTCACCGCCGCGGGCGTGGAGCAGCTGATGCAGCGCCGACGGATGTTCGTCGCCCTGGCCGACGGGGTACTGGTGGGGACCGCCAGCCTGGATGCGAACGCAGTACGCACGATGTTCGTCGAGCCGTCCTGGCACAGTCGAGGTGTCGGCCGGCAACTCATGGCCGTGCTGCAGCAGGCGGCCCGGGATGCCGGTGAGTCGGTGCTGGTGGTCCCGGCCTCGATCACCGCCGAGGGTTTTTATACGCGCCTGGGGTTTCGCACGGTGCGCGAACAGCTCGATGGCGAGGAGCGAACGCTGATCATGGAACAAGCGCTCTAG
- a CDS encoding ArnT family glycosyltransferase, protein MVREKRFGVEAWAIYLVALVLFTWGIWDEQPQGFDGRWALFLQEMFRHGASLFPTTYGQPYPDYLGTATFFSYLFAQAFGAPNHLANILPTALASAGVLALLYRLLAPMDRTWALLSVLLTALTSQLLDKSRSVCLDQMISLLCLGTFYLLHTGERRGSWAWQLAVLPLLVLAFAIRGPLGLVEVCGVACVYWLLGDARSREARVLMAKRILGHGAAGLLLLAGCWWLLMKLAFISGGQAFVDQVYNMQVGGRLDESGEPFYFYFQLALYRYFPVVLLAFATLVGLRRQWARRHAEPQLQLVLRLGACGLMILVGLSLPSFKRAYYILPMVPMFAAVAAYGLLHGRGWLARLGQGYQWLVALLPGLCIVVLFVLRHSWHKHGYWPPVSMPLLIAIFALLQGLALYHWRRTLADWGRRLVLLSGLALAAQWLLLVSVVDPAKDLQFDTRGFVSQVERLRAERPGPLVFFNLGQDTWAIRYMMNLDHDERPLFVMDDAVERLERLPAGSWVIVERKERGKLEGTALEHLQPVYEGRLNDSGFLVFRLP, encoded by the coding sequence ATGGTTCGAGAAAAGCGTTTTGGGGTCGAGGCCTGGGCGATCTACCTGGTGGCGCTGGTGTTGTTCACGTGGGGCATCTGGGATGAGCAGCCCCAGGGGTTCGACGGACGTTGGGCGCTGTTCCTGCAGGAGATGTTCCGTCACGGCGCCAGCCTGTTTCCCACCACCTACGGACAGCCCTATCCGGATTACCTGGGGACGGCGACGTTTTTCAGCTATCTGTTCGCCCAGGCCTTTGGCGCCCCCAACCACCTGGCCAATATTCTGCCTACGGCCCTGGCCTCGGCTGGCGTGCTGGCCTTGCTGTATCGCCTGCTGGCGCCGATGGACCGTACCTGGGCCCTGCTTTCGGTGCTGCTCACGGCACTGACCAGCCAGTTGCTGGACAAGTCGCGCTCGGTCTGCCTGGACCAGATGATTTCCCTGTTGTGCCTGGGAACCTTCTATTTGTTGCACACCGGCGAGCGGCGGGGCTCGTGGGCCTGGCAACTGGCGGTGCTGCCGCTGCTGGTACTGGCCTTCGCCATTCGCGGGCCCCTGGGCCTGGTGGAGGTCTGTGGCGTGGCCTGTGTCTACTGGCTGCTGGGCGATGCCCGCAGTCGCGAAGCGCGGGTGCTCATGGCCAAGCGCATCCTGGGCCATGGCGCCGCCGGGTTGCTGTTGCTGGCGGGGTGCTGGTGGCTCTTGATGAAGCTGGCCTTCATCAGTGGTGGCCAGGCCTTCGTCGATCAGGTCTACAACATGCAGGTCGGCGGACGCCTGGATGAAAGCGGTGAGCCGTTCTACTTCTATTTCCAGCTGGCGCTGTATCGGTATTTCCCGGTGGTGCTTCTGGCTTTCGCGACCCTCGTCGGGCTGCGGCGCCAGTGGGCGCGGCGCCATGCCGAGCCGCAGCTGCAACTGGTGCTGCGCCTGGGCGCCTGTGGCCTGATGATCCTGGTCGGGCTGTCGCTGCCCAGCTTCAAGCGTGCCTATTACATCCTGCCCATGGTGCCGATGTTCGCTGCGGTGGCCGCCTATGGCCTGCTCCATGGCCGAGGCTGGCTGGCCAGGCTGGGCCAGGGCTACCAGTGGCTGGTGGCGCTGTTGCCGGGGCTGTGCATCGTGGTGCTGTTCGTGTTGCGCCACAGCTGGCACAAGCACGGTTACTGGCCGCCGGTGTCGATGCCGCTGCTGATCGCGATCTTCGCCTTGCTGCAAGGGCTGGCGCTGTATCACTGGCGGCGCACCCTGGCGGATTGGGGGCGGCGCCTGGTGCTGCTCAGTGGCCTGGCCCTGGCGGCGCAGTGGCTGCTGCTGGTGTCCGTGGTGGACCCGGCCAAGGACCTGCAATTCGACACCCGGGGCTTTGTCTCCCAGGTCGAGCGCTTGCGCGCCGAGCGCCCTGGGCCGCTGGTGTTCTTCAACCTGGGCCAGGACACCTGGGCGATCCGCTACATGATGAACCTGGACCATGACGAGCGACCGCTGTTTGTCATGGACGACGCCGTGGAGCGGCTGGAGCGGCTGCCTGCGGGTTCCTGGGTGATCGTCGAGCGCAAGGAGCGCGGCAAGCTTGAGGGCACCGCGCTGGAACATCTGCAACCGGTGTACGAAGGCCGCCTGAACGACAGTGGTTTTCTGGTGTTCCGGTTGCCCTAG
- a CDS encoding EamA family transporter: MQNKHLLLALLVTALWGLNFPITKLGLASIDPLLLTALRFTLAALPWVFLVPRPQVALGWLVAYGLIFGVAMWALINLGIDQGVAPGTASLLVQFSAFFSLGWGALLFGERLRVAQWVATGIALVGLLRIIAGSPGQATSLGYALLLASALSWSLGNVIIKRCGVREVFAFVVWASLFAPLPLLVLTWLAHGAEPFVQLVGQVSGTAMLSLLFQVYVATHFCYWGWNLLLREYPVSRVAPLSLLIPLFGTAGSMLLLGQRVTLDEGLSMALVLLALVVGQVRWRRAPLAR, translated from the coding sequence CAAGCTGGGGCTGGCCAGCATCGACCCGCTGCTGCTCACCGCCCTGCGTTTTACCCTGGCGGCGCTGCCCTGGGTGTTCCTGGTGCCGCGCCCGCAAGTGGCCCTGGGCTGGCTGGTGGCCTACGGCCTGATCTTCGGGGTGGCGATGTGGGCCCTGATCAACCTCGGGATCGACCAGGGCGTCGCGCCTGGCACCGCGTCGTTGCTGGTCCAGTTCAGTGCGTTCTTTTCCCTGGGCTGGGGTGCGCTGCTGTTCGGCGAGCGCCTGCGGGTGGCGCAATGGGTGGCCACGGGTATCGCTCTGGTGGGGCTGTTGCGGATCATCGCCGGCAGCCCGGGGCAGGCCACCAGCCTGGGTTATGCCTTGTTGCTGGCCAGTGCCTTGAGCTGGAGCCTGGGCAACGTGATCATCAAGCGCTGCGGGGTGCGCGAGGTGTTCGCCTTTGTGGTCTGGGCCAGCCTCTTCGCGCCGCTGCCGTTGCTGGTACTGACCTGGCTGGCCCACGGCGCCGAGCCCTTCGTGCAACTAGTCGGACAGGTGTCCGGGACGGCGATGCTTTCGCTGCTGTTCCAGGTCTATGTCGCGACGCATTTCTGTTATTGGGGCTGGAACCTGTTGCTGCGCGAGTATCCGGTGTCACGGGTAGCGCCGTTGTCGCTGCTGATCCCGCTGTTCGGGACGGCTGGCTCGATGCTGTTGCTGGGGCAGCGCGTCACCCTCGACGAAGGCCTGTCCATGGCCCTGGTCCTGCTGGCGCTGGTGGTCGGGCAGGTGCGCTGGCGCCGGGCGCCGCTGGCGAGGTGA